From the Mahella australiensis 50-1 BON genome, the window ATAAATGCTGCCATAGGTACCGGCAATATTTCGCCTATCGGCTCGGCTAAGGCCGGTGAAGTAGATTTTAAGGATTTATTGTCGGAATCGATGGATAAGCTCAATTCCATTATACAGGACAGCAATGCAGCCGGGGAAGCTCTGGCTACCGGCAGTATAGACGATATACATAGCGCGATGATAGCGGCTGAAAAAGCCGATTTGGCATTACAGTTTACTATACAGATAAGAAATAAGATAATAGATGCATATAATGAAATTATGCATATGCAGATATGATGGTTAAAGATACTTTTTCTAATATGCGCAAGCAACTCAACGAATTTTGGCAGGGCTTAACGCCCTCGCAGAAAAATCGCATAATAATAGCAGCAGTGCTCATTATTGCTGGCATTGCGGTCACCGGTGCGATATGGGGGCGTCGGCAATATACTGTATTGTATAGCGGCCTGGATATAAAGGAGGCCGGTGAAATAACGCAAAAGCTGGATGAGATGGGCGTGCCATGGCGAACTGCTGCCGGAGGGACGGCGATAGAAGTGCCTAAAGGGCAGGATGCAAAGATAAGGATGCAGTTGGCCACACAAGGTATACCGAAGACCGGCGGCAATTATGATTTGTTTATGCAAAGCTCAGCTTTCGGAACTACCGACTATAAGGAGCAAAAGCTCTATATATTTCAGCAACAGGAGCGCCTGCAGGAATCCATTATGACCATACAGGGCGTAGACCAGGCGGTGGTAAACATAAGCGTGCCGGAGAAGGATTCCTTTGTCCTGAAAAACGATGTTCAACCGGCTACAGCATCGGTATTGCTCAAGTTGTCTCCCGGCGTTGAGATGAAGTCAGCGCAGGTTAGCGGTATTCAGCAATTGGTAGCCAAAAGCGTGATAGGATTGAAGTCCGAGAATGTCACTGTAATTGATGATAAGGCCAATATATTAAGCGTAGAGCAAAAAGAAGATGATATTCGCACAGCCGATCAACAAGTAGATCTTGAGAAGAAAGTGCAGGATGAGCTGCAGCAAAAGCTCTTACAGCTATTAGAGCCTATATTTGG encodes:
- the fliE gene encoding flagellar hook-basal body complex protein FliE yields the protein MPVNPISINAAIGTGNISPIGSAKAGEVDFKDLLSESMDKLNSIIQDSNAAGEALATGSIDDIHSAMIAAEKADLALQFTIQIRNKIIDAYNEIMHMQI